The following proteins are encoded in a genomic region of Alnus glutinosa chromosome 8, dhAlnGlut1.1, whole genome shotgun sequence:
- the LOC133874947 gene encoding uncharacterized protein LOC133874947 has product MLKSTIIPVFSIFPAKSSTPKVLGSKVTNAFTYSPPYVRQNASSTTHTTTPAPQIPPTSAYIHLPFCRKRCHYCDFPIVALGSSSNSTDDDPRVLNYIQLLCREINATRVEFKTSPSLETVFFGGGTPSLVPPRLVSSVLEVLRLKFGLSSSAEISMEMDPGTFDAKKMNELIELGVNRVSLGVQAFQEELLRACGRAHGVKEVYEAVEIVGSCGVENWSMDLISSLPHQTREMWEESLRLTVEAQPTHVSVYDLQIEQDTKFGTLYTPGEFPLPSETKSADFYRMASSSLCDAGYNHYEISSYCKNGFECKHNLTYWKNKPFYAFGLGSASYVGGLRFSRPRKLKEYMGYVQDLENGLVDCSRNDHIDAKDVAMDVVMLSLRTARGLDLKSFREAYGGSLVFSLLKAYKPYVGSGHVVCLDESRRAMTAEELDTALLDEDMIERRLAYIRLSDPDGFLLSNELISHAFGVLAP; this is encoded by the exons atgctcaaatCAACCATCATTCCCGTTTTCTCAATCTTTCCGGCGAAATCCAGTACCCCAAAAGTGTTGGGCAGCAAAGTCACAAACGCTTTCACGTACAGTCCACCATATGTTCGACAAAATGCCTCGTCCACAACCCATACCACCACCCCAGCGCCCCAAATTCCCCCCACTTCAGCATACATCCACCTACCCTTCTGTCGAAAGCGCTGCCATTACTGTGACTTCCCAATTGTCGCTCTCGGCTCTTCTTCTAACTCAACCGATGACGACCCACGAGTGTTAAATTATATACAATTGCTTTGTCGAGAAATTAATGCGACGAGAGTGGAGTTTAAGACCAGCCCGTCTCTCGAAACGGTCTTTTTCGGGGGTGGCACTCCTTCACTTGTGCCGCCGAGGCTGGTGTCGTCGGTTCTCGAAGTTTTGAGGTTGAAATTTGGGTTGAGTTCAAGTGCTGAAATATCTATGGAGATGGACCCTGGGACTTTTGATGCCAAGAAGATGAATGAGTTGATTGAGTTAGGAGTGAATAGAGTGTCTTTGGGAGTTCAGGCATTTCAAGAAGAGTTGCTGAGGGCTTGTGGGAGGGCTCATGGTGTGAAGGAGGTTTACGAGGCAGTTGAGATTGTTGGGTCATGTGGCGTTGAGAATTGGAGTATGGATCTTATTTCATCTCTTCCTCACCAGACACGGGAAATGTGGGAAGAGAGTTTGAGGCTCACCGTTGAAGCGCAACCAACTCATGTGTCCGTATATGATCTGCAAATTGAACAAGACACAAAATTTGGAACTTT GTACACCCCTGGGGAGTTCCCTCTGCCCTCTGAAACAAAGTCAGCTGATTTCTATAGAATGGCTTCAAGCTCGCTTTGTGATGCTGGTTACAACCATTATGAAATTAGCAGTTACTGCAAGAATGGCTTTGAGTGCAAACATAATCTTACATATTGGAAGAACAAACCTTTCTACGCGTTTGGCCTTGGGTCTGCTAGTTATGTTGGTGGATTGAGGTTTTCAAGGCCAAGAAAACTGAAAGAATACATGGGTTATGTGCAGGATTTGGAGAATGGGTTGGTGGATTGCAGTAGAAATGATCATATCGACGCGAAGGATGTGGCCATGGATGTCGTGATGCTCTCTCTCAGAACTGCCAGAGGCCTAGATCTAAAGTCTTTCAGGGAAGCTTACGGTGGCTCTCTTGTTTTCTCCCTTTTGAAGGCCTATAAACCTTATGTAGGAAGTGGACATGTTGTTTGCTTGGATGAGAGCAGAAGAGCCATGACTGCAGAAGAACTTGATACTGCATTATTGGACGAGGACATGATCGAGAGAAGGCTGGCTTATATTCGGCTAAGTGATCCAGACGGTTTCCTTTTATCAAATGAATTGATATCCCATGCATTTGGGGTACTGGCTCCATAG
- the LOC133875715 gene encoding probable ubiquitin-like-specific protease 2A yields the protein MRKEKRKLVREIISIDGDTCTSENVVVSLSACERTREQEAEDLRRSFALTRTLSPIPRGQRSKRRANLKNAISKQKKIDSGAFGCHFENLWGSFSEDKRTSFTYLDCLWFNLYRGQPHKAKVLTWIKKKHIFSKKYVLVPIICWGHWSLLIFCHFGESLQSKTRTPCMLLLDSLEMGNPRRVEPDIRKFVLDIYEAEGRPEDKDLIYRIPLLVPKVPQQTNDEECGRFVLYFSKLFVEGAPEDFRIEDYPYFMNENWFNPNGLESFCEKLGIGKLRFC from the exons ATGAGGAAGGAAAAGAGAAAGCTCGTCCGGGAGATTATCTCAATCGATGGCGATACTTGCACTTCTG AGAATGTTGTAGTGTCCTTGTCTGCTTGCGAAAGGACGCGTGAACAAGAAGCTGAAGATCTAAGGAGGAGCTTTGCATTAACAAGGACTTTATCTCCCATTCCTCGTGGTCAGCGATCAAAGAGGAGAGCTAACCTTAAGAATGCTAtttctaaacaaaaaaagatagaTAGTGGAGCTTTTGGATGTCACTTCGA GAATTTATGGGGAAGCTTTTCTGAAGATAAGAGGACCTCCTTTACGTACCTTGACTGCTTATGGTTTAACTTGTATAGGGGACAACCCCATAAAGCCAAGGTGCTAACATGGATTAAGAAGAAGCAcattttttcaaagaaatatGTTTTGGTTCCTATTATTTGCTG GGGTCACTGGAGCCTCTTGATCTTCTGCCACTTTGGTGAGAGCTTGCAATCAAAAACCAGAACACCATGCATGTTATTGCTGGATTCGCTCGAAATGGGAAATCCAAGGCGGGTTGAACCAGATATAAGAAA ATTTGTGTTGGACATTTATGAAGCAGAGGGCAGGCCTGAGGATAAGGACTTAATTTATCGAATTCCTCTGTTGGTGCCTAAG GTTCCACAACAGACGAATGACGAGGAATGCGGCAGATTTGTTCTTTACTTTAGTAAATTGTTCGTGGAAGGCGCTCCGGAGGATTTTAGAATTGAGGATTATCCTTACTTT ATGAACGAAAATTGGTTTAACCCTAATGGCTTGGAGAGCTTCTGCGAGAAACTTGGCATTGGAAAATTGAGGTTCTGCTAG
- the LOC133874946 gene encoding uncharacterized protein LOC133874946, giving the protein MTPFSSLKTTTSSFTDSPGVFSAPITETLHFSKRALRSERETESVMEDASKRKRELEAAVLDKVGEVISAIKNAKRVDQVICALHSLAVLLFPLDYPSLLAGSIDQRHRDQVLSATVPSEEERKERWQAFYQGAAYPTLARVLLHDLASNWLACFPLSARIHVYDVFFVNGLATEVVQTLVPCLQQNASDGHDVNYVHSNTERLLVLCFLENDGVLQIAREFCHSEDSISERVKPAVSRMAQLVASIPDKARLRAPISLSSHLFFKQIAIQLLLLAEERDENILDRETFFNKSEMGDVLLFVGETFSRICRRGSADVLLSEITPRVLRHVRSFLSSNIDSVVADVFEPDTGSQFWLKMIEAIKDPYAVERMSELLLHRLAAEHASDVEAYWILWLLFHRTFRHQTSVRSMFVDKFLLWKTFPICCLRWVLQFAVLECPPDANSLTKGPNSRGLLDTLQHLLAVWSKSDFVQSASMEQQTYVSAAVGLSLEKMSKEELDETRDVMPLILQGVSCRLESPHHLVRKMASSVAFVFSKVIDPKNPLYLDDSCSGDIIDWEFGLNTPEKGNLDTLNCKEKDVHESKTSSLALERNFNYAANNGISNNVKSKNKKLSEFKFIDPDEIIDPATLNIEPVSDQDDDENASVNSDSSSDSSLQPYDLSDDDTDLKRKICQLVDVVGALRKSDDADGAERALDVAEKLVRASPDELRQVASDLARTLVQVRCSDLAVEGEEESAEDKRQRALVALLVTCPFESLDTLNKLLYSPNVDTSQRIMILDVMTDAAQELANAKTMKPKHQTGPLISSISESQPWFLPSSTGPSGAGSWKEISETGTLLNWSSRYERELPPKPSQIRRGKTRRWSLRSSNIVENQMQWSHNKFPVYAAAFMLPAMQGFDKKRHGVDLLGRDFIVLGKLIYMLGVCMKCAVMHPEASALAPPLLDLLRSREICHHKEAYVRRAALFAASCILVALNPSYVASSLMEGNLEISIGLEWVRTWALHVAESDTDRECYTMAVTCLQLHSEMALQAARMLESTETTFKAKSVGLPSNLSKGTIKIPRSIMEY; this is encoded by the exons ATGACACCATTTTCGAGTCTGAAAACGACAACGTCGTCGTTCACCGACTCGCCCGGAGTCTTCTCAGCGCCAATCACCGAAACATTACACTTCAGCAAGCGGGCACTGCGCAGCGAAAGAGAAACCGAATCGGTCATGGAGGACGCTtcgaagagaaagagagaactcGAAGCCGCAGTGCTCGACAAGGTCGGGGAGGTAATCTCAGCCATAAAGAACGCCAAGCGTGTCGACCAAGTCATTTGCGCGCTTCACTCCCTCGCCGTCCTTCTCTTCCCTCTCGACTATCCCTCTCTTCTCGCAG GTAGTATTGATCAGCGGCATAGAGACCAG GTCCTTAGTGCCACTGTCCCTtcagaagaagagaggaaggagagGTGGCAGGCGTTCTACCAAGGTGCGGCCTATCCAACATTAGCTCGGGTTCTGTTACATG ATCTTGCTTCCAATTGGCTAGCTTGTTTCCCCCTTTCGGCACGTATACATGTCTATGATGTTTTCTTTGTTAATGGGCTTGCCACTGAGGTTGTTCAGACTTTGGTTCCTTGTCTACAACAGAATGCAAGTGATGGCCATGATGTTAACTATGTCCACTCGAACACTGAAAG ATTACTTGTACTCTGCTTTCTGGAAAATGATGGGGTGCTCCAAATAGCTAGAGAATTTTGCCACTCAGAAGATTCTATAAGTGAACGGGTTAAGCCAGCAGTATCCAGGATGGCACAGTTAGTTGCATCTATTCCTGATAAAGCACGATTGAGAGCCCCAATTTCACTTTCATCACA TTTGTTCTTCAAGCAGATTGCCATTCAACTTCTTTTGCTAGCAGAAGAAAGGGATGAGAATATATTAGATAGAGAAACTTTCTTCAATAAAAGTGAAATGGGTGATGTCTTGCTATTTGTTGGGGAAACATTTTCTCGCATTTGTCGACGTGGATCTGCAG ATGTGCTTTTAAGTGAAATAACCCCACGGGTTCTCAGGCATGTTCGGAGCTTCTTATCATCAAATATTGATTCAGTTGTCGCCGATGTATTCGAGCCAGATACTGGTTCCCAGTTTTGGTTGAAGATGATTGAAGCAATCAAAGATCCCTATGCTGTGGAAAGAATGTCTGAGCTACTTCTGCATCGTTTAGCAGCTGAACATGCAAGTGATGTTGAAGCTTACTGGATTCTTTGGCTATTGTTTCATCGAACTTTTAGACATCAGACATCAGTGAG GTCCATGTTTGTTGACAAATTTTTACTATGGAAAACATTTCCTATCTGTTGCCTGCGATGGGTCCTTCAATTTGCTGTTCTTGAATGCCCACCTGATGCTAATTCGCTCACAAAAGGTCCTAATAGCCGTGGTCTTTTAGACACTCTGCAGCATCTGCTAGCAGTCTGGTCTAAAAGCGATTTTGTGCAATCAGCCTCAATGGAGCAGCAAACTT atgtaTCTGCAGCTGTTGGCCTTTCCCTGGAGAAGATGTCTAAAGAGGAACTGGATGAAACTAGAGATGTGATGCCCTTGATTCTTCAAGGAGTTAGCT GTAGGTTGGAGAGCCCTCATCATTTAGTTCGGAAAATGGCTAGCAGTGTTGCTTTTGTGTTCTCTAAAGTAATTGACCCAAAAAATCCATTATACCTTGATGATAGCTGCAGTGGTGACATTATTGACTGGGAgtttgggttaaatacccctGAAAAAGGGAATCTGGACACTCTAAATTGcaaagaaaaagatgttcatgaaagtAAAACATCAAGCTTGGCGCTAGAAAGAAACTTCAATTATGCAGCCAATAATGGGATAAGCAACAATGTGAAGAGCAAAAACAAGAAATTATCTGAATTTAAGTTTATTGATCCAGATGAGATCATTGATCCAGCAACACTAAACATTGAACCAGTGTCTGACCAAGATGATGATGAAAATGCAAGTGTGAATTCTGATTCCTCGAGTGACTCATCTTTACAGCCATATGACTTATCAGATGATGACACCGATTTGAAAAGAAAGATTTGCCAGTTGGTTGATGTAGTTGGGGCACTACGGAAATCTGATGATGCTGATGGG GCGGAGAGGGCTCTTGATGTAGCTGAAAAGCTTGTGCGAGCATCACCTGATGAACTTAGGCAAGTAGCTAGTGATCTTGCTAGAACTCTCGTACAGGTTCGTTGCTCTGACTTAGCTGTTGAAGGTGAGGAAGAATCAGCCGAAGACAAGAGGCAGAGAGCGCTGGTTGCCTTGCTTGTCACATGTCCATTTGAATCTCTGGATACTCTAAACAAACTACTATATTCACCAAATGTAGATACCAGCCAGCGCATTATGATACTTGACGTCATGACAGATGCAGCTCAGGAGCTTGCTAATGCTAAAACTATGAAACCTAAACATCAGACAGGGCCCCTCATATCAAGCATTTCAGAAAGTCAACCGTGGTTCTTGCCTAGTAGCACAGGGCCTTCTGGAGCTGGTTCCTGGAAAGAGATCTCAGAAACAGGAACTTTACTGAACTGGTCAAGTCGTTATGAGAGGGAACTTCCCCCAAAACCCAGTCAGATCAGGAGAGGGAAGACACGTCGATGGAGCCTAAGATCATCAAATATAGTAGAAAACCAGATGCAATGGTCCCATAACAAGTTTCCCGTGTATGCAGCAGCCTTTATGCTACCCGCCATGCAGGGCTTTGATAAGAAAAGGCATGGTGTTGACTTGCTTGGCAGGGATTTTATTGTCCTGGGGAAACTCATCTATATGCTTGGTGTTTGTATGAAATGTGCAGTCATGCACCCAGAAGCATCTGCATTGGCTCCCCCTCTTCTAGATTTGTTAAGATCCAG GGAGATATGCCATCACAAGGAAGCATATGTCAGACGAGCTGCTCTCTTTGCTGCCTCATGCATATTGGTGGCACTTAATCCTTCTTATGTGGCAtcttccttgatggaaggaaatcTTGAGATTTCTATAGGGCTTGAATGGGTTCGCACATGGGCCCTTCATGTAGCTGAGTCAGACACAGATAGAGAGTGCTATACG ATGGCCGTGACATGTCTCCAACTCCATTCTGAGATGGCCCTCCAAGCTGCCCGAATGCTAGAATCAACAGAAACTACTTTCAAGGCGAAGAGCGTTGGTCTCCCTTCCAATCTGTCCAAGGGGACAATTAAAATCCCTCGCTCAATCATGGAATACTAA
- the LOC133875120 gene encoding GDSL esterase/lipase At5g08460-like: MDRFFMPLVVLIVGVLFFCMVESQAQLAPALYVFGDSAVVSGNDNKLNTNGKANYAPYGIDFPAAGPTGRATNGFTIADFVAKSLGLQSPRPFLVVNTRTDRSYEGFNYASGLAGIRSETGTADHGVTLSMEKQIELFRKTVEEYLPSHFGAAELRKYLSKSIFLVIVGSNDYSHNYLSNQYKSSQIYDMKQFSDLLLDNLQSQLLDNLYHLGARKFVVFEMDAMGCEPGFLETVKPSKCGKRVNSYVETYNHKLGVMLQRAAKSVRNATFVLGKRYQLMNDLVANPTRFGLRDSANPCCSVSKSGLCVPNKAPCQDRKSRVFFDAIHPTEAVYKTIAAQCFNGDGLCVPMNIQQLTKK; the protein is encoded by the exons ATGGACAGGTTTTTCATGCCTCTTGTCGTTCTCATTGTTGGGGTCTTGTTCTTTTGCATGGTTGAGTCTCAAGCTCAACTTGCACCTGCTTTGTACGTATTTGGAGACTCAGCTGTTGTTTCCGGCAACGATAATAAGCTAAACACAAATGGAAAAGCAAATTATGCACCTTACGGCATAGATTTTCCTGCCGCCGGACCGACGGGCAGGGCCACAAATGGATTCACCATTGCTGATTTCGTTG CTAAATCGCTGGGTTTACAAAGCCCCCGACCGTTCTTGGTTGTGAATACTAGAACAGACAGATCCTACGAGGGTTTTAACTATGCATCTGGCCTGGCTGGGATTCGTTCTGAAACTGGCACTGCTGATCAT gGGGTAACGTTGAGCATGGAGAAGCAAATCGAGTTGTTTAGAAAGACAGTTGAAGAATATTTGCCATCGCATTTTGGAGCAGCTGAGCTCCGGAAATACTTGTCAAAGTCTATTTTTCTTGTTATTGTTGGCAGCAACGATTATTCCCACAACTATCTTTCAAATCAATACAAGAGCAGTCAGATTTATGATATGAAACAATTTTCTGACCTCCTTCTCGACAATCTCCAAAGCCAATTACTG GATAATTTGTATCATTTAGGAGCAAGAAAATTTGTGGTGTTTGAGATGGATGCAATGGGGTGTGAACCGGGTTTCCTAGAAACAGTAAAACCAAGTAAATGCGGAAAAAGAGTGAATTCTTATGTAGAAACTTACAATCACAAGCTGGGAGTTATGCTTCAGAGAGCGGCCAAATCTGTCAGAAACGCAACTTTCGTCCTGGGAAAGAGGTACCAATTGATGAACGATTTGGTGGCAAATCCTACTCGTTTTG GGCTAAGAGATTCAGCAAACCCATGTTGTTCGGTTTCAAAATCTGGGCTGTGTGTTCCAAACAAAGCTCCATGCCAAGACAGGAAATCACGTGTCTTTTTCGATGCAATTCACCCAACAGAAGCAGTATACAAGACAATTGCTGCTCAGTGTTTTAACGGCGACGGCCTATGCGTTCCAATGAACATCCAACAACTTACAAAGAAATag
- the LOC133874500 gene encoding uncharacterized protein LOC133874500, with product MKKATAIASILLLVSLSHQEISHASSASPLTGRNQGFEGSAAARTLKQEQEQEQAHEIHCSRERSKAAWEVIEEYLMPFVEREDYQISSKCRLHPGNDLFRDQEQHKIHVDVNEWRCGYCKKSFRAEKFLDQHFDSRHYNLLNVSHSKCLADLCGALHCDIMMNTKSPKTKCNPAAAARNRHLCESLADSCFPVNQGPSESRLHDFFLRQFCDAHTCSGKQKPFSKGGRKQTSVFYLAISILTLMLLPIFYLLVYLHQSEMRKKTQELRRIPKVGGKTKPS from the exons ATGAAGAAAGCCACAGCAATCGCTTCAATTCTTCTCTTGGTATCTCTTTCCCATCAAGAAATATCCCACGCTTCTTCAGCTTCACCTCTTACAGGGCGAAACCAG GGTTTTGAAGGATCTGCAGCTGCAAG AACTCTTAAGCAAGAACAAGAGCAAGAGCAAGCTCATGAGATACATTGTTCTAGAGAAAGGAGTAAGGCAGCTTGGGAAGTAATCGAGGAG TATTTGATGCCGTTTGTGGAACGAGAAGACTATCAGATTTCAAGTAAGTGTAGGCTTCATCCTGGCAATGATCTGTTCAGGGATCAGGAGCAGCACAAGATTCATGTGGATGTAAACGAATGGCGGTGTGGATACTGTAAGAAAAGCTTCCGTGCTGAAAAATTTCTTGATCAGCATTTTGACAGCAGACACTACAATCTACTGAATGTT AGTCACAGCAAGTGCTTGGCTGATTTATGTGGGGCATTGCATTGTGACATCATGATGAATACCAAATCACCCAAAACCAAGTGCAATCCTGCTGCTGCTGCAAGAAATCGTCACTTATGTGAG AGTCTTGCAGATAGTTGTTTTCCTGTTAACCAGGGTCCCTCAGAAAGCCGTCTTCATG atttttttttgcgcCAATTTTGTGATGCTCACACCTGCTCTGGAAAACAAAAACCTTTTTCTAAGGGAGGCAGG AAGCAAACAAGTGTATTCTACCTGGCTATTTCAATACTGACTTTGATGTTGCTCCCTATTTTTTATCTACTTGTTTATTTGCACCAAAG TGAAATGAGGAAGAAAACTCAAGAGCTTAGGCGCATCCCAAAAGTTGGAGGGAAAACAAAACCCTCGTAG
- the LOC133875865 gene encoding elongator complex protein 3, translated as MATAAVAAELTRKQPRPGRGGFEAHGLTEEEARVRAIAEIVNSMVDLSRKGQNVDLNALKSAACRKYGLSRAPKLVEMIAALPDSDRESLLPKLRAKPVRTASGIAVVAVMSKPHRCPHIATTGNICVYCPGGPDSDFEYSTQSYTGYEPTSMRAIRARYNPYVQARGRIDQLKRLGHSVDKVEFILMGGTFMSLPAEYRDYFIRNLHDALSGHTSANVEEAVAYSEHSATKCIGMTIETRPDYCLGPHLRQMLLYGCTRLEIGVQSTYEDVARDTNRGHTVAAVADCFCLAKDAGFKVVAHMMPDLPNVGVERDMESFREFFESPLFRADGLKIYPTLVIRGTGLYELWKTGRYRNYPPEQLVDIVARILAMVPPWTRVYRVQRDIPMPLVTSGVEKGNLRELALARMEDLGLKCRDVRTREAGIQDIHHKIRPEEVELVRRDYMANEGWETFLSYEDTRQDILVGLLRLRKCGRNATCPELMGKCSIIRELHVYGTAVPVHGRDADKLQHQGYGTLLMEESERIARREHRSTKIAVISGVGTRHYYRKLGYELEGPYMVKCLA; from the exons ATGGCAACCGCGGCGGTAGCCGCCGAGCTGACCAGAAAGCAGCCCCGACCGGGTCGGGGAGGATTCGAAGCCCACGGGCTGACGGAGGAGGAGGCACGGGTCCGGGCCATCGCCGAGATCGTGAACTCTATGGTGGACCTCTCGCGCAAGGGCCAGAACGTGGACCTCAACGCGCTCAAGTCCGCCGCGTGCCGCAAGTACGGCCTCTCGCGCGCCCCGAAGCTCGTGGAGATGATCGCCGCGCTACCCGACTCGGACCGCGAGTCCCTGCTCCCCAAGCTCCGGGCCAAACCGGTCCGTACCGCCTCGGGGATTGCCGTCGTGGCCGTAATGTCGAAGCCCCATCGGTGCCCCCACATCGCCACCACCGGGAACATCTGCGTGTACTGCCCCGGCGGGCCCGACTCCGACTTCGAGTACAGTACTCAGTCGTACACTGGCTACGAGCCCACTAGTATGCGCGCGATTAGGGCAAG ATATAACCCATATGTCCAGGCTAGGGGCAGAATAGATCAGCTAAAGCGATTGGGTCACAGTGTAGATAAG GTTGAATTCATCTTGATGGGCGGCACGTTCATGTCACTGCCAGCAGAGTATCGCGATTACTTTATACGCAATCTACATGATGCTTTATCAGGACACACTTCTGCCAATGTTGAAGAGGCAGTTGCATACTCTGAGCATAGTGCCACAAAGTGTATTGGCATGACCATCGAAAC GAGGCCAGATTATTGCCTTGGACCTCACTTGCGGCAAATGCTTTTATATGGTTGTACACGCTTGGAGATTGGAGTCCAAAGCACATATGAGGATGTCGCTCGTGACACAAATAGGGGACATACTGTAGCTGCCGTGGCTGATTGTTTTTGCTTGGCAAAGGACGCTGGTTTCAAG GTTGTTGCACACATGATGCCTGACCTTCCAAATGTGGGTGTTGAGAGGGACATGGAAAGTTTCCGGGAGTTCTTTGAGAGCCCCTTATTCAGAGCTGATGGGCTTAAGATTTATCCTACGCTTGTGATTCGTGGAACTGGTCTTTATGAGCTTTGGAAAACTGGCAG GTATAGAAATTATCCTCCTGAGCAACTTGTGGACATTGTAGCGAGGATCCTAGCCATGGTACCCCCATGGACACGTGTTTATAGAGTTCAGCGGGATATCCCCATGCCTCTGGTTACCTCTGGGGTTGAGAAAGGAAATCTTCGGGAGCTAGCGTTAGCTAGGATGGAAGACTTGGGTTTGAAATGCCGTGATGTGCGAACTCGAGAAGCTGGAATCCAG GATATTCACCACAAGATTAGGCCAGAAGAAGTTGAACTTGTTCGTCGTGATTATATGGCAAATGAAGGTTGGGAAACATTTCTCTCATATGAAGATACACGCCAG GATATTCTTGTTGGGTTGCTGCGATTGCGAAAATGTGGCAGGAACGCCACTTGCCCAGAACTCATGGGGAAATGTTCTATTATCCGTGAACTCCATGTTTATGGTACTGCTGTTCCAGTTCATGGGCGGGATGCTGACAAGTTGCAACACCAG GGATATGGTACACTTTTGATGGAGGAGTCTGAGCGGATTGCACGCAGGGAGCATAGATCAACAAAAATAGCCGTCATTTCAGGTGTAGGAACCCGCCATTACTACCGGAAATTGGGGTATGAGCTGGAAGGGCCTTACATGGTGAAATGTCTTGCCTGA